The following proteins are encoded in a genomic region of Cryptomeria japonica chromosome 11, Sugi_1.0, whole genome shotgun sequence:
- the LOC131071562 gene encoding uncharacterized protein LOC131071562 yields MKIYSWNVRGSSAPDKRRLAKRALTNLNLDVILLQETKLNSDKDVDFKNLCFKWEGLFQDARGSTGGLGILWNPVNIEVYPVASCDFWMACTIKCKKLNLCFPLFNIYGPIKTEDKLRVWKEITLQVYLLELGKVIMAGDFNAILNFKDKVGCLKKPTKVMDDFWDFVSNCRLVDIVPKNGKFTWNNRWLNFSNITERLDRFFVGEWWLLNNHSLESVIESQSGSDHFPITLSIAHESHGPKNYYKFLNMWWQDPSLLDLLRGWWMESNVFAGSPSFKFSKRIQLMKCKLKEWNKNTFKNIFSKNLRIESKLEEINNRVIAMGMTNKQYEAG; encoded by the coding sequence ATGAAGATCTactcatggaatgtcaggggctcgTCTGCCCCTGACAAAAGACGCTTGGCCAAAAGAGCTTTGACCAATCTTAATTTGGATGTGATATTGCTTCAAGAAACTAAGTTGAACTCGGATAAAGATGTGGATTTTAAGAATTTATGTTTTAAATGGGAGGGATTGTTTCAAGACGCTAGAGGATCTACTGGAGGTCTTGGGATTCTCTGGAACCCGGTCAACATTGAGGTTTACCCTGTTGCTTCTTGTGATTTTTGGATGGCATGTACTATCAAGTGCAAAAAGTTGAATCTCTGTTTTCCACTTTTCAACATCTATGGACCAATCAAGACTGAGGATAAGTTGCGAGTCTGGAAAGAGATTACGCTTCAAGTTTACTTATTAGAATTGGGAAAGGTTATTATggctggtgatttcaatgccattctaAACTTCAAGGATAAGGTTGGCTGTCTGAAAAAACCCACTAAAGTCATGgatgatttttgggattttgtatCCAACTGTAGGTTAGTTGACATTGTTCCTAAAAATGGCAagttcacttggaataataggtGGCTAAATTTCTCCAATATCACTGAAAGACTAGATAGATTCTTCGTTGGTGAATGGTGGTTGCTGAACAATCATTCTCTTGAGTCTGTAATTGAATCTCAGAGTGGTTCGGACCACTTCCCTATCACACTGTCCATCGCTCATGAGTCGCACGGTCCCAAAAATTATTATAAATTCCTAAACATGTGGTGGCAAGATCCATCCCTGCTGGATCTTCTCAGAGGTTGGTGGATGGAGAGTAATGTGTTCGCTGGTTCTCCAAGTTTCAAGTTTTCCAAGCGCATACAATTAATGAAATGTAAATTAAAAGAGTGGAACAAAAACACTTTCAAAAATATCTTCTCAAAAAATCTTAGAATCGAATCCAAACTAGAAGAAATAAATAATCGAGTTATAGCCATGGGCATGACCAACAAACAGTATGAAGCGGGATAA